The segment ttttgctttattaGACAGCTTTCAGGAGACCTTCTACAGCTAGTGTTGATATACACACCTCAGACGTAACCACTGACAGATGCCAGAAGCTCAGGGTAGACCTGGTTAATGCACGTCTGTTCTGGTTCTTCTGGTACGCTAcgttttctgtggttttgggggaGCCGCAGATAGTGAGTTATGCTTTAAATATTCATGAATGCAGCAACTAAGAATGTGGGCCTTATGTatattgaaatgcttttttctccttcactgaTTTTGGCATTAAGCAGGAGCTTAAAAGCAGACACAGCTATACTACCCTATACTGATAGAAATGCACGTGTATTGGAGTGTTTGCTAGTATAGCTGTGTCAGTAAAAtcgatttaaaaaaaaaaaaaataaagatcacaCCTGTATGTGAAAATGGGCTGGAAAACTTCCAAGTGGGACTGAAGTCTACTTCAGAAGCTTTTGAATTTACTCAGAAAAGCAATATAATACTGAGAGTAGTATTCCTCCAGAACCATTTTGCATACCAatcatttgtttctgttcagatCAGTGAGGTTTTCCAAGGCTCATACTACTATTTCCCATGGCTTTCCCCACAAATTAAGCTAGAACCTCTtgcaaaaaaaggaagcattgCAGATTTGAACTGACTATTGTTTTAACACTTGTTCCCACTAGATGTGTGTACAGGAAATCCTTTTCATTAGCTTTATttcctggggttttgttttctgtattcagactgctgctgttgtggGCTACCTGTCATGGTAATCCCTGCaatatttcagttccttttgAAAGGAATACAGGACCTTAGCTTAAGAGGGAATTATGTTGGAtggctttttcccttcctttttctccactAGTCTCCATCCTACCTTACTCCTTAATGCAAGCTGCAGCATTAGCTCAGGGCAAAACCCTTTTGCAGAGCACTGGGCTGAATGTGACTGTCGAGGCTTCTTCCAATAGAATTACAACTGTTACACTTGTCTCTGCTTCAGAgtttatttggggttttaaagaaatgcacCTGAATGGTCAAAATGGGTATGCAGACTCCCCTGCTTAATCTGGCTCATAGCACTCGGTATGTGGTGGTTTTCAGCAGAATCGGAGAACTCCAGCGAGGAAGCCCAGCCGCCTCCGCTGACTGAAATGCTCTGGGAGCTCTAAGGCTGCTCCTTGTTCAAAAACAAGCATTGCCAGCAAAGTGCTAACTTCTCCCAGCCACCCTGTGTTGCCTCACATTTGGCACATTTGTAAAGCCTTTATCACCTTGCTTATatagagaataaaaaataaccattttgTCAAGTTAAACTGCCAGTTCTCTTGGATCACCAGAGAATGTTTGAAGGGTTTTTAAACAGACTGCATTGTAAATCCATTCATTAACCATTAATCCATCCTATTTTATTCCAGAAATTAAGTTCTTGACGGAGGGTAAAACCTTTGCTAGATCTGTGTCAATGAGGTATCAAATAGAAAGTTTATGTCCTGCAAGCATCTATTAcctcatttctttcctgtgaaaacaGCCTTTTCCCCGCTAACTTTTTTTGACAATTCACAAGTGGGAATCCAGTCTTTTGCATAGAGCAGATGGAGTCCATCATAACTGCAGATGTGGCAGCAAGAGTAAAGGAACAGGATGGAAACAAGTATTTGAGGTTCATGGTAGCTTTTCCATCACTTCTTTACCTTGGTCTTGGCTGTAGGGAAACGTTCAGGTATAAAACCATTTAACGGTAGTCAGAATGGATGTTCATGTCGTGAGACTTTGCTGGGTGTAGTGTGTCGCTGCCTGGCATACCAGTTAGAGCTAATGCCTATTTCAGATGactgttctcattttaaatatcCCAGTCTCAATGCAGAAATTTACAGCTATTTCTTACACATTGGCAAATGTATAGCTCTGAGTGATCGAAGAACTCAATGACAGCTGTGTTGTCAGTCCTGGTTTTGCAAATAATTAGACATCCACATAATTTATCACATGAGTAGTTCTGATTGTATTGAGActattcatattaaaattacaCATCTGTATAAAAGCTTTCAGGGTTATTTTCTTACCAGTATCGCATAGAAATGTCCTGTTAGCATATATGTAGAAATACAGTTGTCACTCGGTAACCGGACTTTGACTCAGCAGTTGTTCTAGGCTGCAGATAATGACTCTGCAGAAAAATCAATCTAGGatactttttttaacattcaccCAAATTACTTTATTAGAGATGGAGAGaaacttatattttaaagtatgttgtttaaaatataagttTCTGTTGAATACTGCATGTAATAGGTGTGAACAGAGCTATAAATGCATAATTCCAATGTAAGGTGTTAATAATTGCTCAtagtgaattaatttttaagtcacTCTTGCACAGTGAGCTGTAGTTTCAGACGGGAAATACTGTgacaagaaagaaatgtaaactcGTTTAATGCTTAGTTCATTTAAGTTAAGCCTaaattaagttaattttaaaggaattttccTTTAGTCACAAGGATTTGTTTAGACCCTATTGGTTCTATGTAGTTAACATCCACTGGATGGCTTTGCAGATAGTGATGTGTAAAAAAAGAGATGGTGATTATGGTACGGATAAGTGCCTGCTGTGTAGATGCTAtgtctgctttttcaaaaagctgtcCCTAACGTAACGGGAGCTGACGGGCAGCCTGTACCCTGCAGTGAGAGCCTGGGGTGCAGGCTGGATGCAGAAGCAGTTAGCCCACATTACCCTGGTCTGTGTGGATCTGGCTGATTTGGTTTTACTATCGTCCTAACTTCAGAGGAGCTCTATCACCTGCCATCTCCTCCTCCATATAGATTTCTAAATGGGCTTTATGCCCTGTTGGGCATCCACTGTGTTGGCTGGAGCATTTTGTGTCCTGCTTGTCCCCTTGGTCTCATGGTCAGTACTTCCACGTGTATTCAAGGCCCTCATCCTCCGCTGCTGTGTAGGTTTGTGTAACCTCTACGGTAAAACTTACACCTGCTCATTCACATGAAGGGTAGTGCGCATTTACTGATCCCTTCAAGctaagtggaaggaaaaaacacagttcAGAGATATGAATGTGTTTGTAACTGAAGGTACATAGTAAGCTTATAGtctattttttgtaattattgaTCTAACTTTCCCGAAGCACAGTTCTGGGAGTCAAGTGTTGTGCATAGATTTCAAGTTAAAAAATTTTAGACTTCTAGCATGTATTAGCTTCCTGCTGAATTATCCAAAATGACTGCGTACAGTAAGAAGCTAAGAAAAAGatctgaagagatttttttccatctagaAAGAATTATGATTTGAGCACAATTGTACATTCATAGAATAGTGATCATAAGTATCATTTCAGTGCAATACGTAACACTTAAGGAGCATTATAATTGTGCATAAAAAGCACTGTATTGTTACATGGGGGTGTTGAAAGGCTTATAGTATTGTTCATAGGTACTAAATCAGGGCATCCTTGCTGATGATGGGATTAGGCTGGAAGCACAAGTGTAATTGATTTATGAGGCACATCTGCTTCGTGGGTGAAGTCCGGTCAACCTGTGGGAAGATTTGTGTTGTCCTCCACCACCTGGCTGGTGTATCAGCAGCCAGGGTGTTGCCATCCTTTGGCAGCTTTCTGCAAAGTTGGCGCTGGAAAGAACAAGGAGATAATTCTGCACACCCAGCTTCCTTTTCGAGCAGTCTCTGTGTTACAGCATTAGCAAAGCAGTACTGATCAGGAGAGATGTGTGTAAAGAATGAAGGGTTTTGTTAATGAGTGCCAAATACTTCTGTTGAGAGTTGAAAAGATGTAGCATATCTCTTCAAAATCAATGTTGAATTTTAAGGGATTTGTTATACGAGGAAAGTGCAGAAGTTTCTCATAAAGGGTTAATGCTGTATCCGCTGTTACCATTAATATCAAATAATCCTATAAGAATTAAAGACTGTAAAGTATTTGAATGGTATAAGGCCGttagctgctggcacagcacaaGAAGCCGTGTACAGAGGAGATAGATACAGCAATGGTTGTCTGTAGTTcagattatttcagaaatttcctAGTATAGCTTCTCTCCTCTTGCTGTCTGGCAGTGCAGAACTGGTAATCCTGTTCTGCAGGGCGGCAGCTGATGGTTACACGGCTGGGCTCGGGGTTCACTGTTAGGGCTTCCCAGAAGCACCAGATAAtaagaaaatgcagaggaaaagccTTAGTCGTTAGGAGGGTAATAGGATAAGGATCACTTCACAACTGGTATCTCCCGCCAGAAAAAGTCAAGGACAAAGGTGGGCTTACAAAGAGCTACTACTACTGTGTTTTAAATAGTTTCTTAGCAGGCTCAGACACCGCAGTGAGATGCTGTGTCAAGACCTGTAATGCCGCTGTTGCCTATTCAGTGGGTGTAGTGACAGCCTGAAGGTTGATCCTGTTTGGCATCTTTCCCCCAAGAGTATGGAAGGACAAATTTCATGGTAATGCAGTGATGTCACATCAGTACATTAATACTTGCCTTGACTGCATGTTGTGGCTTccctgtaaaaaataaaaaatttcaaaacttaAAATAGGTTTAGAAGCGCTGCAGTGACTACGGGAACTCTGCCACGTTAGGATAGATGGGGTTGTGCAAACTTTAATTACAGGTTGAGGAGCTGAACCACACtgataaataaaatgcatcagCAGCCTTACCCAATTTGTTGCAGTTCTGGTTCTGTATATGTTAATGAATCGGCAGGGTGAGACTAACCACGAAAAACAGAAGCATCTGAAATGTACTTGAAAATAACTTTGTCTTTATCAGGTgttaaatgaattttaaattaggAAATTTCCCTTGCCTGCCAAGTCCGTAGGGGTCAGTTATTTCATGATCTTCTGAAATGCCTGGTGCATTACTGTATTTGAGGTATCTGCTGGTTTTTAAATGGCATTaggttttgtaaatattttgtcaaCCCCATTTCAGTGGGTATCCAGTTTATATAAAACCTGAAGACACGCTGTGTCAAAAAAATGTGTGTAGACATGGTTTATCCTATAGCATCTGAAGCGCTAAATAACCCGAGTAACAACTGGAGAGAGCAGGGAGTGATTGCTCAAGGTTGTTTGTCAAGTTAACGTTGTATGTGCTTTCCTACTTTTAACATGGAGATAGAATTTCCTCCAATTACATTTTCCAGCATAAaggataaaataatttgtggtgCCAAACACTTCCAACAATGTTGCTAAGCATTGCCTCCTCTTATTGCACtagtttaaaaattcagtttttgaTCATTTACTGTCCTTTTGATGGCCTTTTTAACACATTTCCCCCCAACCCTTTTCTATTGCTTAAAAATGCTCATGTCCTTTTGATTACATCACCGAAACCTCAGAGAAATACACCAGACTGTAGGTGAAAGAAGCACTATGTGGGGTGAAGTAATAAATCAGAATGACAATTGGACTTTGATATATTGCAGAAATGTAAGATAAATATATGATTGAGATGTGATTGTGTATTCTTATGAAGTGATATACTGGAATATTCTTTTATAAGAAATTTTAGCCCACGTAGCATTAAATTCTGCAATTAAATCTATGTCTATAATTGATATGTAATAATGTAAATTATAAcccaaaaattaaattttacagttGAAGAGCACACACTGAATTATGTAAAAATAGGATCTTCACTTTGTGAatcattttttgaaaaagcactTTCCTATTACCAACTAGCATGTGAATGAATTTTAGATTCTCTCATTTGTTATGATCTGTAGAAGTGAAATTTCTTTAATCTGTCAATGGATAAATTCATCATACAAATGCTAAAACAAAGCACCTTATACTATGCTGCTTAAACTTGCTTGTAATTGCACCTTTTGTTATCTGCAGATTTTTTCTTAATGAGTATTCTTGTGTGATACCATTGTTCCCTGTGGGTCTGGGTGAATGATTAACCAACCTACAGCGTCATTTACTTACATAGTTTCTATTTCAGTACAACATTGTATTGTGAGTTCAgtgcttcagaaataaatgctaCTTCCATTTGTCTGCCTTGGTTGCGtatcatttatttctcttctacaGAAATAAATCGAGACCTTCATAAAACAGtcagaatttgaaaattaagagaGCATTTTTGCTAGAAACCTGAAAAATTCTTCCCCTGCTGAAGTTGTCCCACTTTAAATTTgaactgttttaattttaaggtaattttgtcttcaaaataaattatattgtAATTTAAGCCATTCTTTAACCTTGGGTATGTATTTAAGTATAGCAACTAACCTTGTTGCTTCTTTCTCagacttatttattttttaatatgtacatacatacattaGAGGAGCAGTagcaaagaaataatgaaacatCACCACCTTCCCTGTAGTTGTGGAAGTTTCACATCTTGCACTATTTTTGTACTACCTAAGCaaagtttgtatttctgtagGAGTTGTAGCTTTACATTAACTAAACCAATTTATTTCCTGTTAAACAGACAACAACACTTCACCGAAATCAAACTGACAAGAAAGTCACActtttaacaagaaaatacactttaaaaaaccacacaagTTGTTTGAACTTTTGACAGTTTGTGAACACGTGTGCATAACTGATAAAAAGGGCTCCAGCTTTGAAGAAGACTTTATTGCATTTTGTACTATAAAACCTGAGATTGTTCCCTTTAAAGGAAGTATAAAATTCTAGTCATAAACATAGGGTTTaactgaaaacatatataagTAGCGCTCTTTTGGTAAACCCATACTTTCAACTTAAATGCTCTGAGCTGGCAGGTGCTTTCTGCCCACTGGAAACCAGCGTGGAAGTGGGCCATGTCCCATGCTCTGGTGCAACAGTCATTACAATACCGGTGGACGCTGGACTTTTTTCCAAGGGTTGTAGCTCTGGAGATGTTTCCATTCCTACAGATGATCATCTGTAAGGACACAGCCACCGAACGCCAAACTACACACTGCTGTCGCACAGGACTTATTTGCAGTCTTTTCAGTCAGCAGCTCATTAACAGACCACAATTACTGTGCCAGGCCTATCGGCTGGCTCTGTGTTTTCATTGTTAAATGGCATAAAGCAGAATTTCCAGCTGACAAATGGATCTGTAGACCACATCTCCTCTGTCAGTTCAACATCGTGACATCGACACCAGTATGCTACTGCAATGAGAAAGCTGTTGATGAAGTACAGCCAAGGGACGTTCATCTCCATGTAGGCTGGAATCCGAGCACCGAGAAACAAAATGATAATTTGAAGAAGAACTAAAGGTGCCCAAGTGCCAAGAAAACAGATGAGGAGTCTGGTCAGGAGCTGCCACTTAGAGCAAGTGCCGTTGTTGTTAGACACACAGGGGAACATCAGAACAGGCTGACCGGCAAAGGAAACTACCCTGACAGACAGCAGCATGGTTACAACTTGCTTCCAACAAGCCAGAAGAGCCATGGCTATCAGCAGCACCGTGGCACATGAGACTGAGTAGCTCTGCATGCTGGTATAGAGAGGGCACTGATAAGGGGAAAAATGGTTCTGAATTTCTAGTTCTTCATAGATAGCGGGAACTTTTAGAATACAAAAGAACCCTGAAATCCATATAACAACCACAGCAAATACATAAAGTAATCTTTGACCTCTTTTAGGAAATCGAGAGGTTTGGGCTACAGTCATGTAATAATCCAGACCGGCCACAAGATACACCGGGTAATGCAAAATACTGTAAGTAAGAGAAATTATCTGAGTGAACAGGCAAATGTGGTACTTCGTAAAGCGCACACCCCAGAGGGCAAAGtcctcaaaacagaaaatgaaagatatACTCATCAGCAGTACGAAATCAAGAAGTGCTAGTGAAATGCAAAAGTATCCCAAAAAACtagttttcacatttttttgcttaacTTGCAACATGAAGAAATCAAGGAACACTTTCCCAAGTACAATCAGGAGCAACATGCAGCTGATTTCAAAAGACTGGTTGACCTGGGTGTAGTGGTACTGACCAGAACAATTTTCACAGAGTATGGCAGCCATCCTCCGATAGTGAGGACCAGCAAAGTAGGTATCACAGGGCACAGTGCTTCATatctgaaaagaaggaaaaaaaaaaaaagtttgtaacaATTTATTTCTGGGTACCTCTATCAATTAGTTAATTCTCCATCATAGCAAGTACTCAATTTACACCTGAATTTTCCAGGCTCCTTAATCAAGAGTAAACAGCTTCACCAACACATCATTAGGATTTAGGCACTTCTTGACAATTTATGTTCTTCAAACTACATTCCCGAGAGTTAAAAAGTCAACATAGATATTGAAGTTACTTTTTCCTAAGGAAAGGCTGACTGTGTTCCTTTCCTTTAGAAAGTATGGGCGTCTTTCTGTCCAGCTGGGCTGAGGGAGGGATGCTTCAGAGCTCCTacatattttgaagaaattagaCAAGGACAGAGGACAGAAATCATACAAGATTTCACATTTTGGCCTCACAGTTCATTATGCTCAAAGAACCTATATGGAACTGAGACTGCAGAAACGTCCTGTAAGCATTAGAAACATCAACCCAACTCATCCCTTTTCGGTGCTAAAATCCTGGAACAGCAAGGCAATCCGAAGCCTTACAGGAACTGTTCTCCATGTGCTAACTGCTGAGGAAAATGCACACGGGATGGCTTCATGTGTGTCAGCGGGACACACTAGGTGAAGATGTAcctgctttcttctccctttcctaaAGGAGCAGGATgcttcagcagagaaaagctgagGAGCCAAGGCAGCCGTACAACGGAACCGCCTCTCGGGAGCTCTGGTAACAGTGATTCACTTGTACTTAAACAGGCACCCACACCGCGCTGTTACCAGCTTGCGGGGGCTAGCGAGCGTTTGAGTCGGCATCTCCTGAAAAACCAGCTTGGAACAACTGGAAACGCTTGGCAGCGCGCCCTGAGATGTGTCCACGGAACTCGGCCACCGGCCCACCCGGGCTCGCTGCTTCGCCTTCACCCGCGCACGTACCTTTCGCCTGCTAGAGCCTGttacagcacagcagcctcGGGGCTGCGCGCCGCGGCCGGCACCGCACGCTGCCGGGGGCGCGCCGGGACGGGCAGCCTGCAGGCCCGGCCGGCTCGCACGGGGCGGCCCGTCACCCAGCCCCGCAGGAGCGCTGGGGCCGCAGGGCGAGAGCCCCGCAGCAGGTCGGGCCGCTGCTGCCTCGGGGCGGCGGCCGTGGCCGAGCACGGGGGTggccgcccgctcccccccagcccgcgccgccgccgggtcccgggccgccccgcgggcTCCTCCGCACCGGCCGGGGGGCGGCTCTGAGGGGACGGCAGCGGCCGCGGCGCCGGGCTCCCGCCCGGGCCGGCCCCTCCTCGCCCGGGAAcccacctgctgctgccgccgccccctccGCGCTCCTCCTCGGCCTGTACCGCGGGGACCGGCCCCGGCCTCCCGCCCCAGGCGGCGGCCCCCTCAGGCGGCGGCCATCTCCGCCCCTGCGCATCGCGCGGGGAGCGGCCGGGGTGGGGCGGGAAGGGacgggctgggctgggctcgcCGCGCCGTCGGGTGGGGCCTGCCCGctccgcaccgcaccgcacgCACCCGGCCGCTCGGCTCCCGCCGCCTGCGGGCTGCGGCCGGCCCTGCCTctcggggccggggccgccctgAGGAAAAGCGCTGGGGGCGGCGcgggccggggggagcggggcgccgCGGGTCACCGGAGCGGCGagggccgggcggcgcggccctCCGGGGCCACCGAAGCCAGCACACAGGGGGCGGGTGGCCGCTTTCTGTGGTAACCGTGTGGCACAGGGGGCGAAAGGCTGCGGGGGCTGAGGGCGGCTCGGCGGCAGGGGCCGCGGCTCTCGGGGCAGGGGCCGTGGCCTCCGGTGCCGGGCACGGCGGTGGGCGTGCGGCCGTGCCGTGCGGAGGCCGGTGTGTGCCCCCCGGCGTGCGCTCGCCCCCCGCGCTGGCTCTGGGACTCGGCCCCGCTGGGGAACACGCGCCGGTCGCAGACACAGAGGTGTTGGGGCAGGAGCGGGGATGCCGGTCCCCTCCCAGCGATGGCCCTGCAACCACCcagcagaaaaactggaaaaactcaatttctgtttcttttctggtcTGACAGGTGGAAGAGCTCTCAGCACCGATctcctgtccctgcccacggaGCCCTCCGTGGGGAAGTGCCTGGCTTCCCTTGGGGCACGGTCAATGCACAATTCCCTGGATTTTGAGGCTT is part of the Falco naumanni isolate bFalNau1 chromosome 13, bFalNau1.pat, whole genome shotgun sequence genome and harbors:
- the GPR160 gene encoding probable G-protein coupled receptor 160 — protein: MAAILCENCSGQYHYTQVNQSFEISCMLLLIVLGKVFLDFFMLQVKQKNVKTSFLGYFCISLALLDFVLLMSISFIFCFEDFALWGVRFTKYHICLFTQIISLTYSILHYPVYLVAGLDYYMTVAQTSRFPKRGQRLLYVFAVVVIWISGFFCILKVPAIYEELEIQNHFSPYQCPLYTSMQSYSVSCATVLLIAMALLACWKQVVTMLLSVRVVSFAGQPVLMFPCVSNNNGTCSKWQLLTRLLICFLGTWAPLVLLQIIILFLGARIPAYMEMNVPWLYFINSFLIAVAYWCRCHDVELTEEMWSTDPFVSWKFCFMPFNNENTEPADRPGTVIVVC